Genomic segment of Benincasa hispida cultivar B227 chromosome 1, ASM972705v1, whole genome shotgun sequence:
TTTCTAAATCTCCACTTCTCTCGGAGAAATTTCATCTCAAACATTTCTCAACTCTATATAACTACTCTAATCAATCTCTCTGTGTTTTCCTATTTGTTAATCAAATTCATCTCTTTACTTCTTTTGATTCCATGTCTTGTTAAATCTCTATATGTTTCTCACTGTTTAATCAATCAATCGTACCTGGTTTCCTTTTCGGATGATTCGTTTCTTCCTCAATTTTAATCGCTATGTCCAACATTCCCACTTCGCTTTCTGAAATCTGCCTCACTTTCTTCCGCCTCACCATGTCCACCGCCGATCCTTGGCCGTTTTCCTAATCTCCACCGCCGCTAATCGTtttcgtcttttttttttcccttctattcgatttttcctcctttttctcGCTGCGATGAGACGAATCAGAGGATTCAAACTCGGCAAGCACATCCGTCGGATCTCGAATTGGATTCTCCAGAGACGGCGGCGGAGTCGGCCTGGTTACTCTTTGTTGAGCTCCGGACGCTCAGTCAAGCCGATTGCTAGGTTGTTAAGCTGGGGAAGGCGATTGACGGACGGGGCGAAATCGATCTGTTCGAGTAGAAGGAGATTAAGTTACGTACCGTTAGATCGCGATTCGGAAGAGAAATCTGCGGCGGTTCCGAAAGGTCACTTGGCTGTATACGTTGGACAGAACGACGGTGAGTTTCACCGTGTTCTTGTTCCGGTGATTTACTTTAATCACCCTCTGTTTGGAGAGCTTCTGAGAGAAGCGGAGGAGGAGTACGGATTTCAACATCAAGGCGGAATCACGATTCCTTGTCCGTACGCCGAGTTCGAGAATGTTCAGTCGAGAATTAAGTCCGGTTCCACTCGCCGGAAACCGCCATGGAAGAAGCTTGGCTGTTATGGAGGTTGATTTAATTTTCCGATGACGACGATGAAGATTCCAAATTCCCAAGGATAGTGACGCTTAGACTTTTACCTCATTTATTGGgtagaattttttattttctttttccaatttctttcttttaagaaaTTATGTGGTAGAGTTTAGTTCCTTGTGTGAATTTGTGTACAAACCATTAAACTTAGGATAAATTacattttagtttctatattttatgatttttttttcaatttagttcatattttaatagaaattattctttttgaaatggactaaattataataaatttaaaatcatagAGGCTAAATTATTATCTACccctaaattattattataataattaaaaaatatatatggtaGTAAATTTCATTGtctgataatttttttttttgatgatATAGATGGATTGAAAAAAACATGAATCTAGATGGAGGATGTGttgtattattattgttgttattttaaaaaagaggataagatttttttttagtacaaccagaagaattaatagaaaattttaGAGGATTAAcctgaatttgagattttttagtctatatatatatatatgtttgggtataattttaaaaaacagaacagaaaaagaaaagtcaaGATAATCATGAAACTTTagaaaagaagagaataaagttTATAGAACACTAGCATAGGGACTAAAGAGAAATTCTGGTTTAAAAATTTAGGTCTAGTTGGTAATAATTTCGGTCTTGTTTGATagccatttgattttttgtttttatttttaaaaattaaacctatttcatccCCATTTTATacaataatttacatttttgttaagtacaataatttacatttttgttaagtacaatagttaaattcttaaccaaattctaaaaacaaaaacaattttttttaattctcaaaatttggcttggttttttaaacaattcgtgaaaaatagataataaagtaAGAAAGTTGGAATAGAAGTAGTGTTCGtaggtttaatttaaaaaaaaaaaagattactAATCAGGACCTTCatctttagttttttgtttttgaaaattaagcctatagacactacttccacctctaaatttttttctttattatctactttttagcaatgatttaaaaaacaagccaaaatttgaaagttaaaaaaagtagcttttaaaaatttgtttttgtttttaatatttagctagtaattcaaccattgtacttgtgagaaagatgcaaatcattgtaaaaaatggagagtaaatatgtttaattttaaaaaactaaatgttaccaaacgggaccttaGATATCGAGATGTTtcattattatttgaaaaatggatGGATTTGCcactaaatatcaaattttattaaaataaaaaataaaaaataacatcaACGGAATATGAAATTAgggaaataaaatataatgtattttctcgataacaaaatatatggtcatttgaatttgaaaattagattttttttttttaaaaaaatattagaattgaAAAGAATATAAATGAAGAAACACATGTGAAGGCTATCTGTTTAAGCTTGTAAAggcaatataaaaaaaatcataatatataaaatatgaaataaaaatgacgCCCTacttgataatcattttatttttatttttgaaaattaaatctataaacactactttcacttctaaatttattcttttgttattttatttttaccaatcatttaaaaaaccaagccaaattttgaaaactaaaaaaataatttttaattttttttttttttggagtttagttaagaattcaaccaagatgcaaatcattataaaaaataggTAGGagatatgcttaattttcaaaaatcaaaaacaaaaaacaaaatgattaccataCGGgcttaaatattttattttaaaacaaaataatgtaCGATAAAAGTGCCTACCCTACCACTACCTTTTCTCACTTATTAAACTTTCACAATTAATAATTAGAGATAGCCCACCATTTAAAGGAAATGAGTAAGGCTTTCTTAAAAGAAAGTGTAGTTCAATATTAATGGAGCTAAAGTTCATTTTACCATTAGTTATTGCCATTTAACTCAtaatccttaaaaaaaaaaaaaaaaaaaatcttgtaaTCTATCTTTTATCATACGGATAATTtacaatgttatttttt
This window contains:
- the LOC120077239 gene encoding auxin-responsive protein SAUR36-like; protein product: MRRIRGFKLGKHIRRISNWILQRRRRSRPGYSLLSSGRSVKPIARLLSWGRRLTDGAKSICSSRRRLSYVPLDRDSEEKSAAVPKGHLAVYVGQNDGEFHRVLVPVIYFNHPLFGELLREAEEEYGFQHQGGITIPCPYAEFENVQSRIKSGSTRRKPPWKKLGCYGG